The proteins below are encoded in one region of Ereboglobus luteus:
- a CDS encoding thioredoxin family protein — protein sequence MKNRLLIALCAAALAFVFTPASRADDTRPGAPKPALPKLVDLGADKCIPCKQMKPILDEFMRDYADQFETVFIDVWKKPDEGRAHKIRLIPTQIFYDVSGKELARHEGFISKKDILAKWAELGITVREPAPKPVPAPATE from the coding sequence ATGAAAAACCGCCTTCTCATCGCGCTCTGCGCCGCCGCGCTCGCGTTTGTTTTCACTCCGGCGTCGCGCGCCGACGACACCAGGCCCGGCGCGCCCAAACCCGCCTTGCCCAAGCTCGTCGATCTCGGCGCGGACAAATGCATTCCCTGCAAACAAATGAAGCCCATCCTCGATGAGTTCATGCGCGACTACGCCGACCAGTTTGAGACGGTGTTCATAGACGTTTGGAAAAAACCGGACGAGGGCCGGGCTCACAAAATCCGCCTGATTCCGACGCAGATTTTCTACGACGTCAGCGGCAAGGAACTCGCGCGCCATGAGGGATTCATTTCCAAAAAAGACATTTTGGCCAAATGGGCGGAACTGGGAATCACGGTGAGGGAACCGGCACCGAAGCCGGTGCCCGCGCCCGCGACGGAATGA
- a CDS encoding cytochrome c biogenesis CcdA family protein, whose protein sequence is MDTLFETLTSAMGGAPLVALAAAFAWGVLSIILSPCHLASIPLIVGFLQGGKRVSAGRAAGLSTLFAFGILCSIALIGILTAAAGRMLGDLGVWGNYIVAAVFFIFGLHLLGVIPLPAALQAAPNNPRRGPLGAFLFGFIFGVALGPCTFGFMAPVLGVTFGMAATAPVFAYGVLLLFGLGHCAVIALAGTSSAWVQKLLSWQNDAPGGRWLRRACGVLVILGGVYLILTAR, encoded by the coding sequence ATGGACACCCTTTTCGAAACCCTGACCTCCGCGATGGGCGGCGCGCCGCTCGTCGCGCTCGCTGCCGCGTTTGCGTGGGGCGTGTTGAGCATCATCCTCAGCCCGTGCCACCTCGCGAGCATCCCGCTCATCGTCGGCTTCCTTCAGGGAGGCAAACGTGTTTCGGCCGGGCGCGCCGCCGGGCTGTCCACGCTGTTTGCGTTTGGCATACTCTGCTCCATCGCACTTATCGGAATCCTGACGGCCGCTGCCGGTCGCATGCTCGGCGATCTCGGCGTGTGGGGAAACTACATCGTCGCGGCCGTGTTTTTCATATTCGGACTGCACCTGCTCGGAGTCATCCCGCTGCCGGCCGCGTTGCAAGCCGCGCCCAACAATCCGCGACGCGGCCCGCTCGGCGCGTTTTTGTTCGGCTTCATATTCGGCGTCGCGCTCGGTCCGTGCACGTTTGGTTTCATGGCGCCGGTGCTCGGCGTCACGTTTGGCATGGCGGCGACGGCCCCGGTTTTTGCCTACGGCGTGCTGCTGCTTTTCGGGCTTGGCCACTGCGCCGTCATCGCGCTGGCGGGCACGTCGAGCGCGTGGGTGCAAAAACTCCTCTCGTGGCAAAACGACGCTCCCGGCGGACGCTGGCTGCGCCGCGCCTGCGGCGTCCTCGTGATTCTCGGCGGCGTCTATCTCATTCTGACGGCGCGATAA
- a CDS encoding FtsW/RodA/SpoVE family cell cycle protein, whose amino-acid sequence MVAKTRISLLDWFSAFKIKTQARFDVFTPAAMLVLGVAGVMFIYSAQLERHGTAWKAQCIFWVLGIAVYVVVSLIDYRIWLSYVHWIYIAALVPLVLVLVPGIGDSQFGAQRWINFGFFKFQPSETAKIAVLLMSAGILARSKIGNVFDSLGVLGKLALAAGVPIFLIFLQPDIKSAIVLPPVIFAMLYVSRLSLRFFAVVLGAFVLLVGVVAWDTACYVNFMQENGYSYQNSEQRDLYNKRSPLPFRGYQRNRILAFAAPNIIDQAGTGDSYNLNQSLISIGTGGLTGKGWRQGTQAKLGYLPTAVSHNDFIVSVIAEETGFLGSLTVISLFGLILFNSIRIAGLARDRFGTLIAIGVTMFFTVHVFVNIAMSIGLVPITGIPLPFISYGGSFLLCCCLLQGLVQSVYRFRRDFS is encoded by the coding sequence ATGGTAGCCAAGACACGCATTTCGTTGCTCGACTGGTTCAGCGCCTTCAAGATCAAGACGCAGGCGCGGTTCGACGTGTTCACGCCCGCGGCGATGCTGGTGCTTGGCGTGGCGGGGGTGATGTTTATTTACAGCGCGCAGCTCGAGCGGCACGGCACGGCGTGGAAGGCGCAGTGCATTTTTTGGGTTCTGGGCATCGCCGTCTATGTGGTGGTGTCGCTCATCGATTACCGAATCTGGCTCAGTTATGTGCACTGGATTTACATCGCCGCGCTTGTGCCGTTGGTGCTGGTGCTCGTGCCCGGCATCGGCGATTCGCAGTTTGGGGCGCAGCGCTGGATTAATTTTGGCTTTTTTAAATTCCAGCCTTCCGAGACGGCCAAAATTGCCGTTCTCCTTATGTCGGCGGGCATTCTCGCGCGTTCGAAAATAGGCAATGTGTTCGATTCGCTCGGAGTGCTTGGCAAATTGGCACTTGCGGCGGGCGTGCCCATCTTCTTGATCTTTCTGCAGCCTGATATCAAATCGGCCATTGTCCTTCCTCCCGTGATTTTCGCCATGCTTTACGTCTCCCGCCTTTCGCTCCGCTTTTTCGCGGTGGTGCTGGGCGCGTTTGTGCTTCTTGTGGGCGTGGTCGCATGGGACACCGCATGTTATGTGAATTTCATGCAGGAAAACGGCTACTCGTATCAAAACAGCGAACAGCGCGATCTTTACAACAAGCGCTCTCCGTTGCCTTTCCGCGGGTATCAGCGCAACCGCATCCTTGCCTTCGCCGCGCCCAACATCATCGACCAGGCGGGCACCGGCGATTCTTACAACCTCAACCAATCTCTCATCTCAATCGGCACGGGCGGGCTCACCGGCAAGGGCTGGCGCCAAGGCACGCAGGCCAAGCTCGGTTACCTGCCCACCGCCGTTTCGCATAACGATTTTATTGTCTCGGTCATCGCCGAGGAAACAGGATTTTTGGGAAGTCTTACGGTTATTAGTCTGTTCGGATTGATCCTGTTCAACAGCATACGCATCGCGGGTCTCGCAAGGGACCGCTTCGGAACCCTGATCGCCATCGGCGTGACGATGTTCTTCACGGTGCATGTGTTTGTGAACATTGCCATGTCCATCGGACTGGTGCCCATCACGGGCATACCGCTTCCCTTCATTAGCTACGGAGGCTCCTTTTTGCTTTGTTGCTGCTTGCTGCAAGGACTGGTCCAGAGCGTCTATCGTTTTAGGAGGGATTTTTCATGA
- a CDS encoding Rne/Rng family ribonuclease: MSDQSQTPSPGNSGDSNAPRQQTPAAALQKYDEELVNPPPQTQVDPVSPAELKAGAKERAKDRPILQKILSVFRKEKTTFRELIINSEPLEKRVALLVDGTLEKFEIERDSDNRMVGGIYKGRIKNLDPGLKAAFVDIGYSKNAFLHYWDMLPAAADSSVEVVRVNKRKNAPQRPAEPTIKDIPNLYPPGSEIVIQVTKGPIGTKGPRTTTNLAIPGRYLVLMPYSDQCGISRKIEDNKERQRLKRMINELTIPEGMSVIVRTAGEGKKTRYFVRDLHILLKTWSQIQARMQSEKSPSCLYQEPDLVERTVRDFLTEEVDRVLVDSSEDHSRIQTLVAQISKRSRSKIALYKDNIPIFERFNIERQIEQTFQRRVPLPSGGEIIIDETEALIAIDVNTGSHKNRGGDEKNTIYAVNLEAAQEIARQIRLRNLGGLIIMDFIDMKERRHRNAVYEKMVQAMSEDKAKNHILPISQLGIMQMTRQRQQESLSSNLYTDCPYCRGRGIVKSATTMSVELQRKLSSIVRRLQNRNDGKEYSLRVLVHPSILERLRSEDAELLVRMERLYGVKLAFRADLNYHVENFKIINAVTNEEYR, from the coding sequence ATGAGCGACCAATCACAAACTCCCTCGCCGGGAAACTCCGGCGACTCCAACGCGCCGCGCCAGCAAACCCCGGCCGCCGCACTCCAGAAATACGACGAGGAGCTCGTCAACCCGCCTCCGCAAACGCAAGTTGACCCCGTCAGCCCCGCCGAACTCAAGGCCGGGGCGAAGGAACGAGCCAAGGATCGCCCGATCCTCCAGAAAATCCTCTCCGTGTTCCGAAAGGAAAAAACCACCTTCCGCGAGCTCATCATCAACTCCGAGCCGCTCGAAAAACGTGTCGCCCTGCTCGTTGACGGCACGCTCGAAAAATTCGAGATCGAGCGCGACTCCGACAACCGCATGGTCGGCGGCATCTACAAGGGCCGAATCAAAAACCTCGACCCCGGTCTCAAGGCCGCCTTCGTGGACATAGGCTATTCCAAAAACGCCTTCCTCCATTACTGGGACATGCTTCCCGCCGCCGCCGACTCCTCCGTCGAGGTTGTCCGCGTCAACAAGCGCAAAAACGCGCCCCAGCGCCCCGCCGAGCCCACCATAAAGGACATTCCCAACCTTTACCCGCCCGGCAGCGAAATCGTCATCCAGGTCACCAAGGGCCCCATCGGCACCAAGGGCCCGCGCACCACGACCAACCTCGCCATTCCCGGCCGCTATCTTGTGCTCATGCCCTATTCCGACCAGTGCGGCATCTCGCGCAAAATCGAGGACAACAAGGAGCGCCAGCGCCTCAAGCGCATGATCAACGAGCTCACCATCCCCGAGGGCATGAGCGTGATCGTGCGCACCGCCGGCGAGGGCAAAAAGACGCGCTACTTCGTTCGCGACCTCCATATCCTCCTCAAAACCTGGTCGCAGATTCAAGCCAGGATGCAGTCGGAAAAATCCCCGTCCTGCCTCTACCAGGAACCCGATCTCGTCGAGCGCACCGTGCGTGACTTTCTCACCGAGGAGGTGGACCGCGTGCTCGTCGACAGTTCCGAGGATCACTCGCGCATCCAGACACTCGTCGCGCAAATCAGCAAGCGCTCCCGCTCGAAAATCGCGCTCTACAAGGACAACATCCCGATCTTCGAGCGCTTCAACATCGAGCGCCAGATTGAGCAAACCTTCCAGCGCCGCGTGCCGCTTCCCAGCGGCGGTGAAATCATCATCGACGAAACCGAGGCGCTCATCGCCATCGACGTTAACACCGGCTCGCACAAAAACCGAGGCGGCGACGAGAAGAACACCATCTACGCCGTGAACCTCGAAGCCGCGCAGGAGATCGCGCGCCAGATCCGGCTCCGCAATCTTGGCGGCCTCATCATCATGGACTTCATCGACATGAAGGAGCGCCGCCATCGCAACGCGGTTTACGAAAAAATGGTGCAGGCCATGTCGGAGGACAAGGCGAAGAACCACATCCTCCCCATCTCGCAACTCGGCATCATGCAAATGACGCGCCAGCGCCAGCAGGAATCCCTTTCGAGCAACCTTTACACCGACTGTCCGTATTGTCGCGGTCGCGGCATTGTGAAGAGCGCGACGACGATGTCGGTCGAGCTCCAGCGCAAGCTCAGCTCGATTGTCCGCCGCCTGCAAAACCGCAACGACGGCAAGGAGTATTCGCTGCGCGTGCTCGTGCACCCGAGCATCCTCGAACGCCTCCGCAGCGAGGACGCCGAGCTGCTCGTGCGCATGGAACGCCTCTACGGCGTGAAGCTCGCCTTCCGCGCCGACCTCAACTACCACGTTGAAAACTTCAAAATCATCAACGCGGTCACAAACGAAGAGTATCGTTAA
- a CDS encoding glycerophosphodiester phosphodiesterase — MKKLLLLCAFTAGMLNLAAQPKIIAHRGFYTTEGSWENTVSSLANAQKLGTHAAELDVNMTADDQLVVCHGPKINGTDLHAQKNKFAEIRAARLPNGDQVPTLREIFEQGKKGPATKMIIEIKTHPTPKRETQVVEAVLKLAREMDVIPLVEITSFSKHMCSEVVRLQPGMPVIYLSSSLKAMGPAEAKQLGYTGISYPLNVMMNRPELISEANKLGIETTIWQANDHEVVDWAIRHGVTYVSSDYSNKVKAYLDAVAQFKTKP; from the coding sequence ATGAAAAAACTGCTTTTATTGTGCGCGTTTACCGCCGGCATGCTGAACCTCGCGGCGCAACCCAAGATCATCGCCCATCGTGGATTTTACACCACCGAAGGCTCGTGGGAAAACACCGTCTCGAGTTTGGCCAACGCCCAAAAACTGGGAACTCACGCGGCCGAACTCGACGTCAACATGACCGCTGACGACCAGCTCGTCGTGTGCCACGGCCCCAAGATTAACGGCACCGATCTGCACGCGCAAAAAAACAAGTTCGCGGAGATTCGCGCCGCCAGGCTGCCCAATGGAGACCAAGTGCCGACGCTGCGCGAAATCTTCGAGCAGGGTAAAAAAGGCCCCGCGACCAAAATGATAATCGAAATCAAAACCCATCCGACGCCGAAGCGCGAAACGCAGGTTGTGGAGGCGGTGTTGAAGCTCGCCCGCGAAATGGACGTCATCCCGCTGGTGGAAATCACCTCCTTCAGCAAACACATGTGCAGCGAAGTGGTCCGGCTCCAGCCCGGCATGCCGGTGATCTACCTCAGCAGCAGCCTGAAGGCGATGGGCCCCGCGGAAGCGAAGCAGCTTGGCTACACGGGCATTTCCTATCCCCTGAACGTGATGATGAACCGCCCGGAACTGATCAGCGAAGCCAACAAGCTCGGCATCGAAACCACCATCTGGCAGGCCAATGACCACGAGGTGGTGGACTGGGCGATCCGCCACGGAGTCACCTACGTTTCGTCGGACTATTCCAACAAGGTGAAAGCCTATCTCGACGCGGTGGCGCAGTTCAAAACAAAGCCATGA
- a CDS encoding glycerophosphodiester phosphodiesterase, with protein MKKLLSLLSLCMLTAAGAVNLAAQPKIVAHRGFYATEGSWENTISSLANAQKLGVYGVEFDVNLTADDQLIICHGPKIHGTKLHAQKSKFADIRAAKLPNGLQIPTLREFFEQGKKCAATKLILEIKIHSTPKRETQVVEAILALAREMELVPQIEFISFSKHVCDEVVRLQPGATVVYVSSNMKAMSPAEAKALGYKGLSYQLNVMMNRPEIVREANELGIETTLWMVNDRELIDWAIRHGVTYVSTDSPDKAKAYLEAVARFKE; from the coding sequence ATGAAAAAACTGCTTTCACTTTTATCATTATGCATGCTGACCGCCGCGGGCGCGGTGAACCTCGCGGCGCAACCCAAGATCGTTGCGCACAGGGGATTTTACGCCACTGAAGGCTCGTGGGAAAACACCATCTCCAGCCTCGCCAACGCCCAAAAGCTGGGAGTTTACGGAGTCGAGTTCGACGTCAACCTGACGGCGGACGACCAGCTCATAATATGCCACGGTCCCAAAATTCACGGCACCAAGCTCCATGCGCAAAAAAGCAAATTCGCAGACATACGCGCCGCCAAACTTCCCAACGGACTTCAAATACCGACGCTGCGCGAATTCTTCGAGCAAGGGAAAAAGTGCGCCGCAACCAAACTGATACTTGAGATAAAAATCCACTCGACGCCGAAGCGCGAAACGCAAGTCGTGGAGGCGATCCTGGCGCTCGCTCGCGAAATGGAGCTCGTGCCGCAGATCGAATTCATCTCGTTCAGCAAACACGTCTGCGACGAAGTGGTGCGGCTCCAACCCGGCGCGACGGTTGTCTACGTCAGCAGCAACATGAAAGCCATGAGCCCCGCGGAGGCAAAGGCGTTGGGTTACAAAGGACTTTCCTATCAACTCAACGTGATGATGAACCGCCCCGAAATCGTCCGCGAGGCCAACGAACTCGGCATCGAAACCACGCTCTGGATGGTCAATGATCGCGAACTAATCGACTGGGCCATTCGCCACGGCGTCACCTACGTTTCAACGGACAGCCCCGACAAAGCCAAGGCCTACCTCGAAGCGGTGGCGCGGTTCAAAGAGTAA
- a CDS encoding L-ribulose-5-phosphate 4-epimerase — protein sequence MLEHLKKEVLKANLDLVKYGLVIFTWGNASAIDRERGLIVIKPSGVEYDALSADDMVVVNLEGKTVEGALNPSSDTPTHIELYKAFPEIGGIVHTHSRHATAWAQANMALPVMGTTHADYFHGPVPCTRPMLAPEVETDYEKNTGAVIIECFEKRNPLHTPGVLVSNHGPFTWGRTAAEAVHNSVVLEEIARMGLITRQLNAEMPMNNLLVEKHYNRKHGAGAYYGQKKKP from the coding sequence ATGTTGGAACATCTTAAAAAAGAAGTCCTTAAGGCAAATCTCGACCTCGTGAAATACGGGCTGGTCATTTTTACTTGGGGAAACGCCAGCGCGATCGACCGCGAGCGCGGATTAATTGTGATAAAACCCAGCGGTGTGGAATATGACGCGCTCTCCGCCGACGACATGGTGGTGGTGAACCTTGAAGGCAAAACCGTGGAAGGCGCGCTCAACCCCTCCTCGGACACACCCACGCACATCGAGTTATACAAGGCGTTCCCCGAAATAGGCGGAATCGTCCACACGCACTCCCGCCACGCCACCGCTTGGGCGCAGGCCAACATGGCGCTGCCTGTCATGGGCACGACGCACGCCGATTATTTCCACGGCCCGGTGCCCTGCACGCGCCCGATGCTCGCGCCCGAAGTCGAAACCGATTACGAAAAAAACACCGGCGCCGTGATCATCGAATGCTTTGAAAAGCGCAACCCCCTGCACACACCGGGCGTGCTCGTCTCCAATCACGGCCCCTTCACCTGGGGGCGGACGGCGGCGGAAGCCGTTCACAACAGCGTCGTGCTGGAGGAAATCGCCCGCATGGGACTCATCACCCGCCAGCTCAACGCGGAAATGCCGATGAACAACCTGCTCGTCGAAAAACACTACAACCGCAAACACGGGGCCGGCGCCTATTACGGCCAGAAAAAGAAACCGTGA
- a CDS encoding sn-glycerol-1-phosphate dehydrogenase: MNKIQNALSRTTDTKALIIARDALPKTAEMFAELFPGRRALVMADTNTYPIAGQAVVDSFRQAGIGQDEPVVFQAPEPHAEWTYVEKLMGILNATDAVPVAVGSGVINDLVKVASHRCGRRYLCVGTAASMDGYTAYGSSITYKGSKQAFDCPAPLGMLIDTRVVAAAPSDMSASGYADLLAKVPAGADWILADAIGAEPMNKPAFDMVQDGLLNALGDPKGVNDGREDRVEPLVEGLLLAGFAMQAHHSSRPASGAEHQFSHLWDMEHHTFNGQGVSHGFKVGIGTLASTAFHEFLIAAPVGALDIDACVAAWASWDETEKEIRRVFNNDESFLGRCIGETKAKYATPVELRAQLSALREKWPELKPALEKQILPFAEIKRRLREVGAAHEPEQIGISRAKLRETFTKVPYMRSRVNVLDVAVRCRFFDGWLDRLFGPGGVWEIK; this comes from the coding sequence ATGAATAAAATACAAAACGCATTATCCCGCACAACCGACACCAAGGCGCTCATTATTGCCCGCGATGCGCTTCCCAAAACAGCGGAGATGTTCGCGGAGCTGTTTCCCGGCAGACGCGCGCTTGTCATGGCGGATACAAACACTTATCCGATTGCCGGGCAGGCGGTTGTTGATTCGTTTCGGCAGGCGGGGATTGGACAGGACGAGCCCGTTGTCTTTCAAGCGCCGGAGCCACATGCGGAATGGACTTATGTTGAGAAACTTATGGGCATTCTCAACGCCACCGACGCGGTGCCCGTTGCCGTGGGTTCGGGTGTGATCAACGATCTCGTCAAGGTCGCCTCGCATCGTTGCGGGCGGCGTTACTTGTGCGTCGGCACGGCGGCCTCGATGGACGGCTACACGGCTTACGGGTCGTCGATCACCTACAAGGGTTCGAAGCAGGCTTTCGATTGTCCGGCGCCGCTCGGAATGCTTATCGACACCCGCGTGGTGGCCGCCGCGCCGAGCGACATGTCCGCTTCGGGATACGCCGATTTGCTGGCCAAGGTGCCCGCCGGCGCCGACTGGATTCTCGCCGACGCCATCGGGGCCGAGCCCATGAACAAGCCCGCTTTCGACATGGTGCAGGACGGGTTGCTGAATGCATTGGGCGATCCGAAAGGTGTGAACGACGGACGGGAGGACCGCGTGGAGCCGCTCGTCGAGGGATTGCTGCTCGCCGGTTTTGCCATGCAGGCGCACCACTCCAGCCGTCCCGCGTCCGGCGCCGAGCACCAGTTCAGTCATCTGTGGGACATGGAGCATCACACTTTTAACGGGCAGGGCGTTTCGCACGGATTCAAGGTGGGCATCGGCACGCTCGCCTCGACCGCGTTTCACGAATTCCTGATCGCCGCGCCCGTCGGCGCGCTCGACATCGACGCGTGCGTCGCCGCCTGGGCGTCGTGGGACGAGACCGAAAAGGAAATACGGCGCGTCTTCAACAACGACGAAAGTTTTCTCGGACGCTGCATCGGCGAAACAAAAGCCAAATACGCGACCCCCGTGGAATTGCGCGCGCAGTTGTCGGCGTTGCGGGAAAAATGGCCGGAGCTGAAACCCGCGCTCGAAAAACAAATACTGCCCTTCGCGGAGATAAAACGCCGCCTGCGCGAAGTGGGCGCGGCACATGAGCCGGAGCAGATCGGCATTTCGCGCGCCAAGCTGCGCGAGACGTTTACCAAGGTGCCCTACATGCGGAGCCGCGTAAACGTGCTCGACGTCGCCGTCAGGTGCCGGTTTTTCGACGGCTGGCTCGACAGGCTCTTCGGCCCCGGCGGAGTGTGGGAAATCAAATGA
- a CDS encoding MFS transporter, giving the protein MTPEQKQRFKYWQTRTLIGTMFGYALFYFVRKNFSLAMPGIEADLGVTKTQLGIFLTLNGLIYGVSQLVNGMFADRKNARWYMSIGLLLCASVNIFFGFGADVAAFLTGERDGAQFTSTIVLFLGLMWVLNGILQGAGFPPCARLLTHWIPPKELATKMSIWNTSHSVGAGLVVIMCGYIMTNMGEGPNHVGAWRWCFWIPGLIALAGSAALFMTLRDTPASVGLPELEGTEVKKNATKKEQSAETKLLIRKKVFGNPIMWILAFANFFVYIVRFAVLDWGPFLLSDSKGVSLAHAGWLVAMFEIAGIAGMLFAGYATDRWLGGRAHRTCVFCMLGTAIFMAIFWRLEPGIPVWIYYATLCAAGFCIYGPQALIGIAAANQATKKAAATANGFKSMFGYASTMISGVGFGYVAQHYGWNYTYLALIIVSFIGMGILMLMWNTKADGYGDLERIENAEAGEKR; this is encoded by the coding sequence ATGACCCCCGAGCAAAAACAGAGATTCAAATACTGGCAGACGCGCACGCTGATAGGGACGATGTTTGGCTACGCGCTGTTCTATTTTGTGCGCAAAAACTTTTCGCTCGCCATGCCGGGCATCGAGGCCGACCTCGGCGTCACCAAAACCCAGCTTGGCATTTTCCTCACGCTCAACGGGCTGATCTACGGCGTCTCGCAACTCGTCAACGGGATGTTCGCGGACCGCAAAAACGCGCGCTGGTATATGTCGATCGGGCTCCTCCTGTGCGCATCGGTAAACATATTTTTCGGCTTCGGGGCGGATGTCGCGGCCTTCCTCACGGGCGAGCGCGACGGGGCGCAGTTCACCAGCACAATCGTGCTCTTTCTGGGCCTCATGTGGGTGCTCAACGGCATCTTGCAGGGCGCGGGATTTCCGCCCTGCGCGCGATTGCTGACCCATTGGATTCCGCCAAAGGAGCTCGCCACAAAAATGTCGATTTGGAACACCTCGCACTCGGTGGGCGCGGGCCTGGTGGTCATCATGTGCGGCTACATCATGACCAACATGGGCGAGGGGCCGAATCACGTCGGGGCGTGGAGATGGTGCTTCTGGATTCCCGGGCTGATCGCGCTGGCGGGCTCGGCGGCGCTCTTCATGACGCTGCGCGACACGCCCGCGTCCGTCGGCCTGCCCGAACTGGAGGGCACCGAGGTCAAGAAAAACGCCACCAAAAAAGAACAGTCCGCCGAAACCAAGCTGCTGATTCGCAAAAAAGTGTTCGGCAATCCGATCATGTGGATTCTCGCGTTCGCCAATTTCTTTGTCTACATCGTGCGCTTTGCGGTGCTCGACTGGGGGCCGTTTCTCCTGAGCGATTCCAAGGGCGTGAGCCTCGCGCACGCGGGCTGGCTTGTCGCCATGTTCGAAATCGCGGGCATCGCGGGAATGCTTTTCGCGGGATACGCCACCGACCGGTGGCTCGGCGGCAGGGCGCACCGCACCTGCGTGTTCTGCATGCTGGGCACGGCCATTTTCATGGCGATATTCTGGCGGCTCGAGCCGGGGATTCCCGTGTGGATTTATTACGCGACACTCTGCGCCGCCGGATTCTGCATCTACGGACCGCAGGCGCTCATCGGCATCGCGGCCGCGAACCAGGCGACCAAAAAAGCCGCGGCCACGGCCAACGGATTCAAGAGCATGTTCGGCTACGCGAGCACGATGATTTCGGGCGTGGGTTTCGGTTACGTGGCCCAGCACTACGGATGGAATTACACCTACTTGGCGCTGATCATCGTCTCGTTCATAGGCATGGGCATCCTCATGCTGATGTGGAACACCAAGGCCGACGGCTACGGCGATCTGGAACGCATTGAAAAC